The genomic segment CAAAGAAGAAGCAAGACATAGAAAACCAGGAGCCCTATCATAGTCTGGATGGCCGCTCCATAATCCCTCACACGGGTGTTTCCTGAAGTCGTCGTCATGTTCTTCTGAATCTGATGGTTGTACAGGCTGAGGAGTCCAGCGCTGCCAATGGTTGTCATTATGATGACCAGGAACGGCAGAAAGTTTAGAAGCAGGACAATGAGAAATACATTTACACTCTGTGCATTGATTTTGTCAATAAACTCAGACATAGTTATGGATGAGTTCCTTTGGTTTGTTGATATATTGGAAATAAGCATAGATAGAAACCCTTCCCCAAGTGACACAACTTCTGCCATTATTATCAACCACAAGACAACTGCATCAATCCTTCTCTTCAGTGTTGTGAGGACTCTGGGCTGGGAAGGGACAATCTTCATGAAGTAGAAGACACAAAGTACAGCGCTCAGccacaaactggatgtgatgCTGTACATGGTCATGTAAGAGAGAGTGTGAATCAAATAGGTCTTGGTGAGGAGTTCCGGCCATAGGAAACCAATGATAAAGTTGGAAGCTAAGAAAAAGGTGAAGCTTATGTTGGACACGTTCAGAGGGATCAGGATCTTGACGTAGGTCATCATATTCTTCTTTTGAAATCCGATAACAGAAAGGAAAATTATTATAAAGAAGCTAAAGAGAAACCCGACAATGACTTCAAGAAGGATTATAACTAAAAGAGTCTCTGTTTTGgaatccatgtcaggaactgaggtTACACCAGGAAGATCTGACAGCACAATGTCTTCTCAACTTATCTTTAATGTTATTTAGATGGTGAGGGCTCAATGTGCTCCCAGCTTTGTCTGTCCAAGTGGTTTGGTTAAGTTGAAGACCCCGGTTATCAGCTTAGGACATCTAGGCAATTCTGCTTTCGGTTTTCAAAATGAAGGACCCGTACTTTGTCTCCAGTATATATTCAGTCTGGATTCACcttattttctttttcctagtTTGAATATATGCAAAACTGGAATTTGTGCCTAATTCTTAGATGACCTAACGTTGATGTAAATTTCCCCCAACATCTATTAGGTTTGGTTCCTCAGTATTTCACATACAGCAGTATATCTATCTCTCTTCTCTGTAGGGGAAAGaatgataaaaatgtattatttattttactctttggattttataatttataatttagAAAATTATCCCATGAACAATGAAAAGATAAGTAGATTGTGTGTAatcaatattattaatattattattatggtttttgtataatttacaaataattATTATCTCGTTTAGTTGAATTCGCAtttgtaaatatttattttattttttctttgcaaGTAAAGAATGAAGTGATGAAGCAGATCGGATCCTTGGATTTGGTTTCACAGACATCACTTGTCAAggaacacatactgtatatagagtATTCCCCATATAAGGGGGATGAGAAGGCTTCTTAGTCTCCTCACCTGGCTGAGGAGAAATGTAAATTGGAAAGATATAGATTTACTTTCAGCCGACGTCAACAGCGTTAGGTTATAATAACAACATATCATATGACCGGCGTCAAGTATCTCGGCTGATGTGAGTTCACTGAGGATTTGCATAAGACATTTTCTTAGCTCCTCAATATTTGTACTTAATGGTCAAACAATTAAAATTTTCCTGTAAGTTAAAGCTCTAGCCCAAGCTACTCAAATGGTAAAAGAATTTGGTGATTATTTTTTAACAGTAAATATTTAATAAGGTTCCATAATAAAACATACAAACAGTAAGTGATACTATGAGGGAGAACACCCCACAGAAGCATATATCACATGTTAAGAAATTGCAGCATCTACAAGTATCAGGTTTTGTACAACCTACCAAGAAGGGCAATCAATTAACAATAATTAACAACAACAGTTGAGTAAAATAGTAAGTAAAACAAGTTGCAGGCATGGAAGCCATAAAAGTTAGTACTCTACTGTTTGTCAGGAGTATAAAAGAAGAAGGGAGAAACAAGtcagaaaaggaaagaagcgaggaACTTGCGAGTATGATGATTTAAGCTTTAGTACTACCTTGGAAAAAAGGGCAATATTCAGAGAAAAAAACAGCCACAAACTCATTATTGCACTTTAATAGTTTCCATCCCGCACATGTCTCGAAACATCTACGTTATAGTCAGTTTATCCGCCTCCGCCGTAATAATACAGCTTATTCTAATTTTGCTGAACAGTCATGTGAATTGATGCAAAGACTGAGAGACAGAGGTTACACTGAACAATTG from the Hyla sarda isolate aHylSar1 chromosome 8, aHylSar1.hap1, whole genome shotgun sequence genome contains:
- the LOC130285408 gene encoding taste receptor type 2 member 40-like gives rise to the protein MDSKTETLLVIILLEVIVGFLFSFFIIIFLSVIGFQKKNMMTYVKILIPLNVSNISFTFFLASNFIIGFLWPELLTKTYLIHTLSYMTMYSITSSLWLSAVLCVFYFMKIVPSQPRVLTTLKRRIDAVVLWLIIMAEVVSLGEGFLSMLISNISTNQRNSSITMSEFIDKINAQSVNVFLIVLLLNFLPFLVIIMTTIGSAGLLSLYNHQIQKNMTTTSGNTRVRDYGAAIQTMIGLLVFYVLLLLCMSLSMLNVFSYLDIGYWLCVIFLFSNTTILPALLIYGNPGLKEAIKQMITR